In one Choloepus didactylus isolate mChoDid1 chromosome 1, mChoDid1.pri, whole genome shotgun sequence genomic region, the following are encoded:
- the LOC119528604 gene encoding serine protease 46-like: MHICSGTLINPQWVLTAAHCLQSSRNSSEYSVKVGIQRLSENDTQLLLTHIVIHEKFNDLISQDIAILKLRNPITWSRQVKPICLPDAKFKLSAGTMCWVIGWQQPKSQGTLKAPQRLQEVAVKIRSNEFCNQQYRFLLPKGQELIGKDMLCASSEWGTDSCKAQKHHLQTMIDLPPSFQCVCLLFLLV, translated from the exons ATGCACATCTGCAGCGGCACCCTCATCAACCCGCAGTGGGTCCTCACGGCTGCACACTGCTTACAAAG TTCCAGGAACTCCAGCGAGTATTCGGTGAAGGTGGGAATCCAACGCCTCTCAGAAAATGACACTCAGCTCCTGCTCACTCACATCGTGATCCACGAGAAGTTCAACGATCTCATTTCTCAGGACATTGCCATCCTGAAGCTCCGGAATCCCATCACCTGGTCCCGCCAAGTCAAGCCCATCTGCCTCCCTGATGCCAAGTTCAAGCTATCTGCTGGCACCATGTGTTGGGTAATTGGGTGGCAACAACCAAAGAGTCAAG GGACCCTGAAGGCCCCCCAGCGTCTTCAGGAGGTGGCTGTCAAGATCAGAAGCAATGAGTTCTGCAATCAGCAGTACCGATTCCTCCTCCCAAAGGGCCAAGAACTCATCGGAAAGGACATGCTATGTGCCAGCTCAGAATGGGGCACAGACTCCTGTAAG gCACAGAAACATCATCTGCAGACAATGATAGATTTACCTCCTTCTTTTCAATGTGTatgcctcttatttcttctcGTCTGA
- the LOC119526678 gene encoding probable threonine protease PRSS50: MNRLRAVGCRGQELAKVRLNDSGNCLAKRDTRSAIAGGPWGASLRTRHQERQCGRPLGGAVAGRAPGAPSREEQSRAARPLLSGMEPRRGQSRQGLQSPLPSAPARAGARAVLLLLLLGPAGSLGAREAPEALSVAPPADPSAPCAPGTTCSLGRTPIPQLPETEQLQISPPGRKTNFQPSCGNSFEKDPTLRDPDAMARRWPWMVSVRANGTHVCAGTLIASKWVLTVAHCLTQQNVYYSVLVGSPVMDETSPDASSVPVLQVIVNREYRDQRHWSWIGRANDIGLLKLQLRLNYSNYVWPICLPGLDLEVKDGTLCSVTGWGLPKANGIWPQSRSIQEKEVTIMNNKQCDNFYHKFSKIPPLVQIITPQMICAEDNDRENFCYEMTGEPLACLVENTWYLVGVVSWGPGCKNGKAPPIYLHVSPYQVWIWDRLNGQPMVLLAPSRGLLLALPLSLSLLASL, from the exons ATGAACAGGCTAAGGGCAGTGGGTTGCAGGGGACAGGAACTGGCCAAGGTTCGGTTGAACGACTCCGGAAACTGCTTGGCCAAGAGGG ACACCAGGAGCGCCATCGCCGGCGGCCCATGGGGGGCGTCGTTGCGGACCAGACACCAGGAGCGCCAGTGCGGGCGGCCACTGGGGGGCGCCGTCGCGGGCCGGGCACCAGGAGCGCCCTCGCGAgaagagcagagcagagcagcGCGGCCACTGCTCTCCGGGATGGAACCCCGGCGTGGGCAGAGCCGGCAGGGCCTCCAGagccccctgccctctgcccctgcccGCGCCGGTGCCCGCGCCgttctcctgctgctgctgctggggccTGCGG GTTCCCTGGGCGCAAGGGAAGCCCCGGAGGCACTGTCTGTGGCCCCTCCTGCCGACCCCAGTGCCCCTTGTGCCCCCGGTACCACCTGTTCCTTGGGCCGGACTCCCATTCCCCAGCTGCCTGAGACCGAACAGCTGCAGATCTCTCCTCCTGGCCGCAAAACAAATTTTCAACCCT CCTGTGGCAACTCCTTCGAGAAGGACCCCACCCTGAGGGACCCAGATGCCATGGCTCGGAGGTGGCCGTGGATGGTCAGTGTGCGGGCCAATGGCACACACGTCTGCGCAGGCACCCTCATTGCCTCTAAGTGGGTGCTGACCGTGGCCCACTGCCTGACTCA GCAGAATGTATATTATTCGGTGCTGGTGGGGAGCCCGGTAATGGACGAGACTTCACCTGATGCCTCCAGTGTCCCGGTGCTCCAGGTCATTGTAAACAGGGAGTACCGGGACCAGCGGCACTGGTCGTGGATTGGCCGGGCCAACGACATCGGCCTCCTCAAGCTCCAGTTGCGGCTCAATTACAGCAATTATGTCTGGCCCATCTGCTTGCCTGGCCTGGACTTGGAGGTGAAGGATGGTACTCTCTGCAGTGTGACAGGCTGGGGACTCCCCAAGGCGAACG GCATATGGCCCCAGTCCCGCTCCATTCAGGAGAAGGAAGTCACCATCATGAACAACAAGCAGTGTGACAACTTCTACCACAAGTTCTCCAAAATCCCACCTCTGGTCCAGATCATCACCCCCCAGATGATTTGTGCAGAAGACAACGACAGAGAAAATTTCTGCTAT GAGATGACTGGTGAGCCCTTGGCCTGCCTGGTGGAGAACACGTGGTACCTGGTAGGAGTGGTGAGCTGGGGCCCGGGCTGCAAGAACGGCAAGGCCCCGCCCATCTACCTTCATGTCTCCCCCTACCAAGTGTGGATCTGGGACCGCCTCAACGGGCAGCCCATGGTCCTGCTAGCCCCATCCAGGGGCCTGCTCCTGGCACTCCCGCTGTCCCTCAGCCTCCTTGCCTCACTCTGA